One segment of Acropora muricata isolate sample 2 chromosome 8, ASM3666990v1, whole genome shotgun sequence DNA contains the following:
- the LOC136927106 gene encoding glutathione S-transferase omega-1-like, with product MTHYSKGSEKPPMKGDVLRLYSMRFCPFAQRARLVLAAKGIPYECININLKDKPEWFFELNPGGKVPVIEHPNGKVMYESAICCDYLEDFFPDKEPKLYPKDDPFKKYKQRLLVETLGSALISAFYKSVLGQEGGQDAIKKPLAEFENNLKQNDKYIGGDKPGMGDYLVWPWFERLEAMQPQALSEFPLTQAWCKAMKELPAVKDCIHTTENHVKFWEKYRAGDADSQLIGVN from the exons ATGACACACTATTCCAAAGGATCGGAGAAACCCCCCATGAAAGGCGATGTACTTCGTTTGTACAGCATGAGATTTTGTCCATTTGCTCAG AGAGCCCGGCTTGTGCTGGCTGCCAAAGGCATTCCATACGAGTGTATTAACATAAATTTAAAGGACAAGCCTGAATGGTTTTTTGAATTGAACCCTGGAGGGAAAGTCCCAGTGATTGAACACCCAAATGGAAAGGTCATGTATGAATCAGCAATTTGCTGTG ACTACTTGGAAGATTTTTTCCCTGACAAAGAACCTAAACTTTATCCCAAGGATGATCCCTTTAAAAAATACAAACAGAGGCTCTTGGTTGAAACATTGGGAAGTGCA TTAATATCTGCATTTTATAAGAGTGTTCTGGGGCAAGAGGGAGGCCAGGATGCAATAAAGAAACCGCTTGCTGAATTTGAAAACAACTTGAAACAGAACGATAAGTATATTGGTG GGGATAAACCTGGAATGGGAGACTATCTTGTGTGGCCATGGTTTGAGCGCCTTGAGGCAATGCAGCCCCAGGCTTTGTCCGAGTTTCCTCTCACTCAGGCGTGGTGCAAAGCGATGAAGGAACTTCCTGCAGTCAAGGATTGTATTCACACAACCGAAAATCACGTGAAGTTCTGGGAAAAATACAGAGCTGGTGATGCTGATTCACAGCTCATTGGCGTTAATTAA
- the LOC136927108 gene encoding uncharacterized protein encodes MKAFSDSLSFEVTWKPFFLNPSTPETGVSLEQYLSKRYGASVAAMAKQGTGHLSKAGANVGISFNFDRRIVNTLKSHCMLDYARCEGKQDLLAENLFQAYFQEAKDINSLDVLAKIAVDTGLNLEAMERHMKESSVVTRIQEEAMGARDEGINGVPHFNIHIKGDNHNIASFSGAQPPDTFKSIFQRFLTQLKSSV; translated from the exons ATGAAGGCATTTTCTGACAGCCTTTCCTTTGAAGTGACGTGGAAGCCATTCTTCCTCAACCCTTCAACACCAGAGACCGGAGTTTCTCTTGAACAGTACCTTTCAAAGAGGTATGGCGCCAGTGTTGCGGCCATGGCCAAGCAAGGAACGGGTCATCTTTCCAAAGCTGGTGCAAATGTG GGGATAAGCTTCAATTTTGATCGTCGAATAGTCAACACACTGAAGTCTCACTGCATGTTAGACTATGCAAGGTGTGAGGGAAAACAAGACTTGCTAGCTGAGAACCTGTTTCAAGCGTACTTTCAAGAGGCCAAAGATATCAACTCTCTTGATGTTCTAGCTAAAATTGCTGTAGATACTGGTCTCAATTTGGAAGCTATGGAAAG ACACATGAAAGAGTCTTCAGTAGTCACCAGAATACAAGAGGAGGCTATGGGAGCTCGTGATGAAGGAATCAATGGAGTACCTCACTTCAACATTCATATCAAGGGTGATAACCACAACATTGCTTCATTCTCAGGTGCCCAGCCACCTGATACGTTCAAGAGCATCTTCCAGCGTTTTTTAACACAACTGAAATCCAGCGTGTAG
- the LOC136927105 gene encoding glutathione S-transferase omega-1-like yields MTHYSKGSEKPPMKGDVLRLYSMRFCPFAQRTQLVLSAKGIPHECVNINLKDKPEWFFELNPIGKVPVLEHPNGKVIYESAICCDYLEELFPEKEPKLYPKDDPFKKYKQRLLVETVGSALISAFYKSAMGQEGGEEAVKKHLVEFENYLKQNHTYIGGDEPGMGDYLMWPWFERLDVKKPETLCDYPATQAWCTAMKELPAVKDCTHQKENYEAFWERYRAGDADAQLLGIDKEKPQRFAV; encoded by the exons ATGACACACTATTCTAAAGGATCTGAGAAACCCCCCATGAAAGGCGATGTACTTCGTCTGTACAGCATGAGATTTTGTCCATTTGCTCAG AGAACCCAACTTGTGCTGTCGGCCAAAGGCATTCCACATGAGTGTGTCAACATAAATTTGAAGGACAAGCCAGAATGGTTCTTTGAATTAAACCCCATAGGCAAAGTACCCGTTCTTGAACACCCGAATGGAAAGGTCATATACGAATCGGCCATCTGCTGTG attACTTGGAAGAGTTATTCCCAGAGAAGGAACCTAAACTTTATCCCAAAGATGATCCCTTTAAAAAGTACAAGCAGAGGCTTTTGGTTGAAACAGTGGGAAGTGCA TTAATATCTGCATTTTATAAGAGTGCTATGGGCCAAGAGGGAGGCGAGGAAGCAGTGAAAAAACATcttgttgaatttgaaaattactTGAAACAGAATCATACGTATATTGGTG GGGATGAACCCGGAATGGGAGACTACCTAATGTGGCCATGGTTTGAGCGCCTTGATGTGAAGAAGCCAGAGACTTTGTGCGATTACCCTGCCACTCAGGCATGGTGCACAGCAATGAAGGAACTTCCTGCAGTCAAGGACTGTACTCACCAAAAGGAAAATTATGAGGCATTCTGGGAAAGATACAGAGCAGGTGATGCTGATGCACAGCTCCTTGGCATTGATAAGGAGAAGCCACAACGATTTGCCGTCTAA